One genomic region from Bubalus bubalis isolate 160015118507 breed Murrah chromosome 12, NDDB_SH_1, whole genome shotgun sequence encodes:
- the FAHD2A gene encoding fumarylacetoacetate hydrolase domain-containing protein 2A isoform X1, giving the protein MLGSSGRRLLTTVLQAQRWPFQPSRDMRLVQFQAPHLAGPHLGLESGNGRGVIDLNAFEPTLPKTMVEFLEQGEATLSVVRRALATQLPVLPRSEVTFLAPVTRPDKVVCVGMNYADHCREQNVPVPKEPIIFSKFASAIVGPYDNIILPPESQEVDWEVELAVVIGKRGKYIKATDAMAHVAGFTVAHDVSARDWQMGRNGKQWLLGKTFDTFCPLGPALVTKDSVADPHNLKICCRVNGEVMQSSNTNQMVFKTEELIAWVSQFVTLYPGDIILTGTPPGVGVFRKPPVFLKKGDEVQCEIEELGVIINKVV; this is encoded by the exons ATGCTGGGGTCCAGTGGCAGGAGGTTGCTCACGACTGTGCTGCAGGCGCAGAGGTGGCCCTTTCAGCCCTCCAGAGACATGAGATTGGTGCAGTTCCAGGCACCCCACCTAGCGGGACCCCACCTGGGCCTGGAGTCAGGGAATGGCAGGGGTGTCATCGACCTCAACGCCTTTGAGCCCACACTGCCCAAGACGATGGTGGAGttcctggagcagggagaggCCACTCTGTCAGTGGTGAGAAG AGCACTGGCCACCCAGTTGCCAGTCCTCCCACGGTCAGAGGTGACGTTCCTGGCCCCAGTCACTCGGCCAGACAAGGTGGTGTGCGTGGGCATGAACTATGCGGACCACTGCAGAGAACAGAACGTGCCTGTGCCCAAGGAGCCCATCATCTTCAGCAAGTTCGCCAGCGCCATTGTGGGGCCCTATGACAACATCATCCTTCCGCCCGAGAGCCAG GAGGTGGACTGGGAGGTGGAGTTGGCCGTGGTCATTGGAAAGAGAGGCAAGTACATCAAG gCTACAGATGCCATGGCCCATGTGGCTGGCTTCACTGTGGCACACGACGTGAGTGCCCGTGACTGGCAGATGGGACGCAATGGAAAGCAGTGGCTGCTGGGGAAAACCTTTGACACCTTCTGCCCTCTGGGCCCTGCCTTGGTGACCAAGGACAGCGTGGCAG ACCCACACAACCTAAAGATCTGCTGCCGAGTGAATGGGGAAGTGATGCAGAGCAGCAACACCAACCAGATGGTGTTTAAGACAGAAGAGCTGATAGCCTGGGTCTCCCA GTTCGTTACTCTTTACCCAGGGGACATCATCCTGACCGGGACGCCCCCAGGTGTGGGTGTGTTCAGGAAGCCTCCTGTCTTCCTCAAG AAAGGCGATGAAGTCCAGTGTGAGATTGAAGAACTGGGTGTCATCATCAACAAGGTGGTGTGA
- the FAHD2A gene encoding fumarylacetoacetate hydrolase domain-containing protein 2A isoform X2 has product MLGSSGRRLLTTVLQAQRWPFQPSRDMRLVQFQAPHLAGPHLGLESGNGRGVIDLNAFEPTLPKTMVEFLEQGEATLSVVRRALATQLPVLPRSEVTFLAPVTRPDKVVCVGMNYADHCREQNVPVPKEPIIFSKFASAIVGPYDNIILPPESQATDAMAHVAGFTVAHDVSARDWQMGRNGKQWLLGKTFDTFCPLGPALVTKDSVADPHNLKICCRVNGEVMQSSNTNQMVFKTEELIAWVSQFVTLYPGDIILTGTPPGVGVFRKPPVFLKKGDEVQCEIEELGVIINKVV; this is encoded by the exons ATGCTGGGGTCCAGTGGCAGGAGGTTGCTCACGACTGTGCTGCAGGCGCAGAGGTGGCCCTTTCAGCCCTCCAGAGACATGAGATTGGTGCAGTTCCAGGCACCCCACCTAGCGGGACCCCACCTGGGCCTGGAGTCAGGGAATGGCAGGGGTGTCATCGACCTCAACGCCTTTGAGCCCACACTGCCCAAGACGATGGTGGAGttcctggagcagggagaggCCACTCTGTCAGTGGTGAGAAG AGCACTGGCCACCCAGTTGCCAGTCCTCCCACGGTCAGAGGTGACGTTCCTGGCCCCAGTCACTCGGCCAGACAAGGTGGTGTGCGTGGGCATGAACTATGCGGACCACTGCAGAGAACAGAACGTGCCTGTGCCCAAGGAGCCCATCATCTTCAGCAAGTTCGCCAGCGCCATTGTGGGGCCCTATGACAACATCATCCTTCCGCCCGAGAGCCAG gCTACAGATGCCATGGCCCATGTGGCTGGCTTCACTGTGGCACACGACGTGAGTGCCCGTGACTGGCAGATGGGACGCAATGGAAAGCAGTGGCTGCTGGGGAAAACCTTTGACACCTTCTGCCCTCTGGGCCCTGCCTTGGTGACCAAGGACAGCGTGGCAG ACCCACACAACCTAAAGATCTGCTGCCGAGTGAATGGGGAAGTGATGCAGAGCAGCAACACCAACCAGATGGTGTTTAAGACAGAAGAGCTGATAGCCTGGGTCTCCCA GTTCGTTACTCTTTACCCAGGGGACATCATCCTGACCGGGACGCCCCCAGGTGTGGGTGTGTTCAGGAAGCCTCCTGTCTTCCTCAAG AAAGGCGATGAAGTCCAGTGTGAGATTGAAGAACTGGGTGTCATCATCAACAAGGTGGTGTGA
- the GPAT2 gene encoding glycerol-3-phosphate acyltransferase 2, mitochondrial isoform X1, giving the protein MNTMAEARLQTQQKSSQDGQETSLWSSGFGMKLEAVTPFLGKYRPFVGRCCQTCTPKSWESLFHRSIMDLGFCNVILVKEENTRFRGWLVRRLCYFLWSLEQHIPPCQDASQKIMESTGVRNVISGRAPGGAGEGQVPSHVRKEVQRILGHIQAPPRPFLLRLFSWALLRFLNCLFLNVQLYRGQMKMVQKAAQAGSPLVFLSTHKSVLDGILLPFVLLSQGVGVLRVAWDPRTCSPLLRALLKKLGGLFLPPEANLSPDSPEGVLARAVVHATVEQLLASRQPLLIFLEEPPGVRGPRLSALGLSWLGLVVQGVQAGIVPDTLLVPVAVTYDLVPEAPHDTCHALAPLGLWTGALAVLRTLRRWGCGRRVCVRVHLAQPFSLQEYIINARSCWGSRQTLEQLLQPIVLGQCTAVPDTEKEQEWTPVTGPLLSLREKDQLLVRRLSWHILNASVASSAVMSTAIMATLLLFKHQKGVFLSQLLGEFSWLTEETLLRGFDVGFSGQLRCLVQHTLSLLRPHVALLRIQQGDLLVVPRPGPGLTSLARLSAELLPTFLSEAVGACAVRGLLAGRVRPEGPWELQGIELLSQKELYCQILLLLHLLPQDLLLLQPCQSSYCYCQEVLDRLIQCGLLVAEETPGSQPACDTGRKRLSARLLWRLSGDFSDSDSEDFEEAEGRYFRLSQQSRCPDFFLFLCRLLSPVLKAFAQAAAFLHRGRLPDTESGYTEQLFQFLQATAQEEGLFECADPNLAVSAIWTFRDLGVLQQMPGPTGPMLHLSPAFASRDSQEKLEQFIRQFICS; this is encoded by the exons ACAGAAGCATAATGGACCTTGGCTTCTGCAATGTGATCCTGGTGAAGGAGGAGAACACCAG GTTTCGGGGCTGGCTGGTTCGGAGGCTCTGCTATTTCTTGTGGTCACTGGAGCAGCACATACCACCCTGCCAGGATGCCTCACAGAAGATCATGGAAAGCACTGG GGTGCGGAATGTCATCTCAGGGAGGGCCccgggaggggctggggaaggccAGGTGCCCAGCCACGTGAGGAAAGAGGTACAGCGCATCTTGGGCCACatccaggccccgccccgccccttcctGCTCAG GCTGTTTAGCTGGGCACTGCTGCGGTTCCTGAACTGCCTCTTCCTGAACGTGCAGCTGTACAGGGGCCAGATGAAGATGGTCCAGAAGGCCGCCCAGGCA GGCTCGCCGCTCGTCTTCCTCTCTACCCACAAGTCAGTCCTGGATGGCATCCTGCTGCCCTTTGTGCTGCTCTCCCAGGGCGTGGGCGTGCTCCGTGTGGCTTGGGACCCCCGCACCTGTTCCCCCCTCCTCAG AGCTCTGCTGAAGAAACTTGGGGGGCTTTTTCTGCCCCCAGAGGCCAACCTCTCCCCAGACAGCCCTGAGGGGGTTCTTGCAAGGGCTGTGGTCCATGCG actgtggagcagcTGCTGGCCAGCAGGCAGCCCCTGCTCATCTTCCTGGAGGAGCCCCCTGGAGTTCGGGGGCCTCGGCTGTCAGCCCTGGGCCTGTCCTGGCTGGGCCTGGTGGTGCAGGGGGTCCAGGCAGGCATCGTCCCAGACACTCTGCTTGTGCCGGTGGCTGTCACCTACGACCTGGTTCCAGAGGCACCCCATGATACATGCCAC GCCTTGGCCCCGCTGGGGCTGTGGACAGGCGCTCTGGCTGTTCTGCGGACCCTGCGACGCTGGGGCTGTGGCCGCCGAGTCTGTGTCCGTGTGCATCTGGCCCAGCCCTTCTCCCTGCAG GAATACATCATCAATGCCAGAAGCTGCTGGGGCAGCAGGCAGACCCTGGAGCAGCTGCTGCAGCCCATCGTGCTGGGCCAGTG TACGGCTGTCCCCGACACTGAGAAGGAGCAGGAGTGGACACCTGTGACCGGACCCCTTCTGTCCCTCAGGGAGAAGGACCAGCTGTTGGTCAGGAGGCTGAGCTGGCACATCCTGAATG CCAGCGTGGCGAGCTCCGCGGTGATGAGCACGGCCATCATGGCGACGCTGCTGCTGTTCAAGCACCAGAAG GGCGTGTTCCTGTCGCAGCTCCTGGGGGAGTTCTCCTGGCTGACAGAGGAGACGCTGCTGCGTGGCTTTGACGTGGGCTTCTCGGGGCAGCTGCGGTGCCTGGTGCAGCACACGCTGAGCCTGCTGCGGCCACATGTGGCCCTGCTGCGCATCCAGCAGGGGGACTTGCTGGTGGTTCCGCGCCCTGGCCCAGGCCTCACGTCCCTGGCACGCCTGAGTGCCGAGCTGCTGCCCACTTTCCTGAGCGAGGCTGTGGGTG cctgtgCTGTGCGAGGGCTGCTGGCAGGCAGGGTGCGGCCCGAGGGCCCCTGGGAACTGCAGGGCATCGAGCTGCTGAGCCAGAAGGAGCTGTACTGccagatcctgctgctgctacacTTGCTGCCacaggacctgctgctgctgcag CCCTGCCAGTCTTCCTACTGCTACTGTCAGGAGGTGCTGGACCGTCTCATCCAGTGTGGGCTCCTCGTGGCTGAGGAG ACCCCGGGCTCCCAGCCAGCCTGTGACACAGGGAGGAAGCGTTTGAGTGCGAGACTGCTGTGGAGACTGAGCGGGGACTTCAGCGACAGCGACAGCGAGGACTTCGAGGAGGCGGAGGGCCGCTACTTCAGG CTCAGCCAGCAGTCCCGCTGCCCcgacttctttctcttcctctgccgcCTGCTCAGCCCAGTGCTGAAGGCTTTTGCGCAGGCTGCCGCCTTCCTCCACCGAGGACGGCTCCCGGATACGG AGTCCGGCTACACGGAGCAGCTGTTCCAGTTCTTACAGGCCACAGCCCAGGAGGAAGGGCTCTTCG AGTGTGCGGACCCAAATCTTGCCGTCAGTGCCATCTGGACCTTCAGAGACTTGGGG GTGCTGCAGCAGATGCCCGGCCCCACAGGCCCCATGCTCCACCTGTCCCCTGCCTTTGCCAGCCGGGATAGCCAGGAAAAGCTGGAACAGTTCATCCGGCAGTTCATCTGTAGCTAA
- the GPAT2 gene encoding glycerol-3-phosphate acyltransferase 2, mitochondrial isoform X2, protein MNTMAEARLQTQQKSSQDGQETSLWSSGFGMKLEAVTPFLGKYRPFVGRCCQTCTPKSWESLFHRSIMDLGFCNVILVKEENTRFRGWLVRRLCYFLWSLEQHIPPCQDASQKIMESTGVRNVISGRAPGGAGEGQVPSHVRKEVQRILGHIQAPPRPFLLRLFSWALLRFLNCLFLNVQLYRGQMKMVQKAAQASVLDGILLPFVLLSQGVGVLRVAWDPRTCSPLLRALLKKLGGLFLPPEANLSPDSPEGVLARAVVHATVEQLLASRQPLLIFLEEPPGVRGPRLSALGLSWLGLVVQGVQAGIVPDTLLVPVAVTYDLVPEAPHDTCHALAPLGLWTGALAVLRTLRRWGCGRRVCVRVHLAQPFSLQEYIINARSCWGSRQTLEQLLQPIVLGQCTAVPDTEKEQEWTPVTGPLLSLREKDQLLVRRLSWHILNASVASSAVMSTAIMATLLLFKHQKGVFLSQLLGEFSWLTEETLLRGFDVGFSGQLRCLVQHTLSLLRPHVALLRIQQGDLLVVPRPGPGLTSLARLSAELLPTFLSEAVGACAVRGLLAGRVRPEGPWELQGIELLSQKELYCQILLLLHLLPQDLLLLQPCQSSYCYCQEVLDRLIQCGLLVAEETPGSQPACDTGRKRLSARLLWRLSGDFSDSDSEDFEEAEGRYFRLSQQSRCPDFFLFLCRLLSPVLKAFAQAAAFLHRGRLPDTESGYTEQLFQFLQATAQEEGLFECADPNLAVSAIWTFRDLGVLQQMPGPTGPMLHLSPAFASRDSQEKLEQFIRQFICS, encoded by the exons ACAGAAGCATAATGGACCTTGGCTTCTGCAATGTGATCCTGGTGAAGGAGGAGAACACCAG GTTTCGGGGCTGGCTGGTTCGGAGGCTCTGCTATTTCTTGTGGTCACTGGAGCAGCACATACCACCCTGCCAGGATGCCTCACAGAAGATCATGGAAAGCACTGG GGTGCGGAATGTCATCTCAGGGAGGGCCccgggaggggctggggaaggccAGGTGCCCAGCCACGTGAGGAAAGAGGTACAGCGCATCTTGGGCCACatccaggccccgccccgccccttcctGCTCAG GCTGTTTAGCTGGGCACTGCTGCGGTTCCTGAACTGCCTCTTCCTGAACGTGCAGCTGTACAGGGGCCAGATGAAGATGGTCCAGAAGGCCGCCCAGGCA TCAGTCCTGGATGGCATCCTGCTGCCCTTTGTGCTGCTCTCCCAGGGCGTGGGCGTGCTCCGTGTGGCTTGGGACCCCCGCACCTGTTCCCCCCTCCTCAG AGCTCTGCTGAAGAAACTTGGGGGGCTTTTTCTGCCCCCAGAGGCCAACCTCTCCCCAGACAGCCCTGAGGGGGTTCTTGCAAGGGCTGTGGTCCATGCG actgtggagcagcTGCTGGCCAGCAGGCAGCCCCTGCTCATCTTCCTGGAGGAGCCCCCTGGAGTTCGGGGGCCTCGGCTGTCAGCCCTGGGCCTGTCCTGGCTGGGCCTGGTGGTGCAGGGGGTCCAGGCAGGCATCGTCCCAGACACTCTGCTTGTGCCGGTGGCTGTCACCTACGACCTGGTTCCAGAGGCACCCCATGATACATGCCAC GCCTTGGCCCCGCTGGGGCTGTGGACAGGCGCTCTGGCTGTTCTGCGGACCCTGCGACGCTGGGGCTGTGGCCGCCGAGTCTGTGTCCGTGTGCATCTGGCCCAGCCCTTCTCCCTGCAG GAATACATCATCAATGCCAGAAGCTGCTGGGGCAGCAGGCAGACCCTGGAGCAGCTGCTGCAGCCCATCGTGCTGGGCCAGTG TACGGCTGTCCCCGACACTGAGAAGGAGCAGGAGTGGACACCTGTGACCGGACCCCTTCTGTCCCTCAGGGAGAAGGACCAGCTGTTGGTCAGGAGGCTGAGCTGGCACATCCTGAATG CCAGCGTGGCGAGCTCCGCGGTGATGAGCACGGCCATCATGGCGACGCTGCTGCTGTTCAAGCACCAGAAG GGCGTGTTCCTGTCGCAGCTCCTGGGGGAGTTCTCCTGGCTGACAGAGGAGACGCTGCTGCGTGGCTTTGACGTGGGCTTCTCGGGGCAGCTGCGGTGCCTGGTGCAGCACACGCTGAGCCTGCTGCGGCCACATGTGGCCCTGCTGCGCATCCAGCAGGGGGACTTGCTGGTGGTTCCGCGCCCTGGCCCAGGCCTCACGTCCCTGGCACGCCTGAGTGCCGAGCTGCTGCCCACTTTCCTGAGCGAGGCTGTGGGTG cctgtgCTGTGCGAGGGCTGCTGGCAGGCAGGGTGCGGCCCGAGGGCCCCTGGGAACTGCAGGGCATCGAGCTGCTGAGCCAGAAGGAGCTGTACTGccagatcctgctgctgctacacTTGCTGCCacaggacctgctgctgctgcag CCCTGCCAGTCTTCCTACTGCTACTGTCAGGAGGTGCTGGACCGTCTCATCCAGTGTGGGCTCCTCGTGGCTGAGGAG ACCCCGGGCTCCCAGCCAGCCTGTGACACAGGGAGGAAGCGTTTGAGTGCGAGACTGCTGTGGAGACTGAGCGGGGACTTCAGCGACAGCGACAGCGAGGACTTCGAGGAGGCGGAGGGCCGCTACTTCAGG CTCAGCCAGCAGTCCCGCTGCCCcgacttctttctcttcctctgccgcCTGCTCAGCCCAGTGCTGAAGGCTTTTGCGCAGGCTGCCGCCTTCCTCCACCGAGGACGGCTCCCGGATACGG AGTCCGGCTACACGGAGCAGCTGTTCCAGTTCTTACAGGCCACAGCCCAGGAGGAAGGGCTCTTCG AGTGTGCGGACCCAAATCTTGCCGTCAGTGCCATCTGGACCTTCAGAGACTTGGGG GTGCTGCAGCAGATGCCCGGCCCCACAGGCCCCATGCTCCACCTGTCCCCTGCCTTTGCCAGCCGGGATAGCCAGGAAAAGCTGGAACAGTTCATCCGGCAGTTCATCTGTAGCTAA